The genomic window TTTGGGTGGCCCTGATCTCCGGAGAAGTCTTCTGGGAGCGGCTCGTGCGGTGAATGTGCTGGACTTTCCGTTGATGTTTGTACAGCAGAACTATTATGTAGCCGCTGGCCCAGACCATGCCTCCGACACAAAGGATGTCTCGCAGGGAGGGCAGAATGATTATTTCCTTTAACACCTTTTCCCAGTAGCAATAAAGGACTTCAAATCCCCCTGTGTGGCTGCTGTTGATCCTCTTTGATCCTGTTATATGAAAGGGCACGTTTACTTCTATGATCATGTTGAATATCCAGCAGAGGAGACACGAGGGCCTGATGAGCTTCAGAACTCTGACTTTGTGTTTGGCCAACCTAGAGCTGCTGGGACTAATAGTGACAGCCTGAAAGATACTCAGGAGGCATGTGGTGCAGACGGCAAGGCCCCGGCTCATCCTTTGGAAGTAAAATACCATTTGACAGCCTAGGCTTCCCAGGAAGTAAACATTCCCAAAATAGAAATTTACTAGTGGGCATCCCTTAGAGAGGAGCACTATGGTGTTAGTCAGTGTTAGTTGGACCAGAATGGGGTCCAATAGCCTTGACCTGGGGCTGCTAAACAAAGTATGGGCATAAAAGCAGAGGAATGAGGAGTTGCCCAGGACCCCAACTCCAGTCTGAGAAAGGAAGATGATCCCTAGGACTGTGTCATAGAGAGACATGATCTTGGAGTGTTTTGGGGATATGTCTAGAGATAtcatgagagaagagaggaaagaacaatcaaaaaTCTCTCATAGTAAACACAATGAAGACTCATAATCTACATGTGAGTTATGATGGATATTTATGATGTAGTGGCAGCTGGTGGCCAAATGTGTCTTCAGAATCTTTTAGGAGACTATATATACCCCCAGATACACACACATGGACAAACCCTTCTTCCCAACCACACAGTTACATATGCATAGCcatattccttctttctctgcccAGCTTCATCCATGGACTTCCCAGATATTCCACATGCCACACTGACtcctatttgcagatgatataaaacTGGAACATTTGGGGATGATTTGTGGAGGGAGTTCTATATCCCTTTAACAGAATTCTGAGTCAAAGCTTTGAATGCATAAAAGAAGGAATTCATTCTTGGTTAATGAAACAGGAACTACAATGACTATATGGAAGGGAGGTCTTTAACACATCCCAGTTTCCAGCCTGCGTCCCCACATAATTTGGTGCATGTCACTTGTGGGGAGAGTATgggctttctcttctttctgctgaAAACTTACCTGTATTCCATTAAAAGGATCACTTTTCTTATATGTATAACTTCTGACCATTGAACTTCCAGGGGCCATCAGTGCTCCAATGTACATGGCCTTTTAGAAATGGAGCAGACTGGAACCAGTAGCAAACTACAATCCCATCCAAGGGGACGATGATAGCAAAATCTTTTCTATGTAGTAAGGAATGAAAGGCATAAAAGTAGGAACTTAACTCTAACTGAGCCAGACAGAAAGAAGTTGTGGGAAAGGGTTAATGTCTTACCTCAAGGTTTATTACCTTTACAGAAAGATCTCTTCAGGGTCTCAGTCCATAACACTGAAATTTCAAACTGTTTTTCACAGAATAAAAATTGCATAATCAGGTTTGCTCACgatgtaatattttaaatggcACTTCTTGAAGTACAAGTCAGGTCTATGAGCCCAAGTTAAGCGCTTAGTATCAACAAGACAAAGACAGTCACCTCTCTTGGAGAGGAGTGAGCTACTTTGAAGAGATAATGGTCTGATGTCCATTTGAATATTTAGACAACTGAATCTGGAAACATTCATGTCAAGAAGCCCCCATTTGTCTTCCGTGTTTTGAATAACATTCAAAAAGACTGATTGAAGTCATCAGTTGCCCTGTGAACAGGGACTCTATAATGCTTTGACTCAATCAAAGCCACTCAAAGAGCTTGCATTATGAAACCAATATGGTTCTGATAtctaaaggagggaaataaatcAGAGAAGATAATCTAGAGATTTGCATGAATAttcatgcaaaaattttaaacaggCACTTGCAAGGAGATGACAACATCTCATCAAAAGACTCAGAGCCCAGGagggtgggatttataccaggaaggcaGGAGCTTTGACAACAAGGACTGCATGTATTGATGGGGTGATGTGTTGTGCCTCAAAGACAAAAGGGG from Monodelphis domestica isolate mMonDom1 chromosome 4, mMonDom1.pri, whole genome shotgun sequence includes these protein-coding regions:
- the monDomV1R1231 gene encoding vomeronasal 1 receptor monDomV1R1231 (The RefSeq protein has 2 substitutions compared to this genomic sequence), whose product is MSLYDTVLGIIFLSQTGVGVLGNSSFLCFYAHTLFSSPRSRLLDPILVQLTLTNTIVLLSKGCPLVNIYFGNIYFLGSLGCQMVFYFQRMSRGLAVCTTCLLSIFQAVTISPSSSRLAKHKVRVLKLIRPSCLLCWIFNMIIEVNVPFHITGSKRINSSHTGGFEVLYCYWEKVLKEIIILPSLRDILCVGGMVWASGYIIVLLYKHQRKVQHIHRTSRSQKTSPEIRATQTVLLLLSIFVSAYCISCSFALYKVYDIHSGDWLVVMSTFTALCFPTTSPFLLIHRDSQIFRSCCASWQKPSLHS